A window of the Brassica oleracea var. oleracea cultivar TO1000 chromosome C1, BOL, whole genome shotgun sequence genome harbors these coding sequences:
- the LOC106302461 gene encoding CRIB domain-containing protein RIC11-like — translation MAMKMKGIYKSFKMVSQLFVVKERDMEIGHPTEVKHVNHVGWEVSSGSAPAWLSEFKAEAEPLSPIPSSFCHASNSKSLLTTSSSTDFDQRSSQPVISVRPRDVPPIPVGLSKIQSKSKNRRKYSSSTSSPNPSYHLQNLQDQRVSKYSFKSMTCRSNSNA, via the exons ATGGCAATGAAGATGAAGGGCATCTACAAAAGCTTCAAAATGGTCTCTCAATTATTTG TTGTGAAAGAACGAGACATGGAAATTGGACACCCAACAGAAGTAAAACATGTGAACCATGTTGGCTGGGAGGTATCCTCTGGCAGTGCACCTGCTTGG TTAAGTGAGTTTAAGGCAGAAGCGGAGCCTTTGTCTCCAATACCATCATCTTTTTGTCACGCAAGCAATTCGAAGTCTTTATTGACCACTTCTTCATCCACTG ATTTTGATCAGAGATCAAGCCAACCAGTTATATCAGTTAGGCCAAGGGATGTGCCTCCCATTCCAGTAGGTCTATCCAAGATTCAAAGTAAGAGCAAGAATAGGAGAAAGTATTCATCTTCAACATCATCACCAAATCCAAGTTACCATCTCCAAAATCTTCAAGATCAACGGGTATCTAAATATTCGTTCAAATCAATGACATGTCGGTCAAACTCTAATGC